The Clostridia bacterium genome segment ACCCCGCCGGTCTTATCCCCCGGCGGTGTTTTACGCAAAAAGAAAAAAGCTACCAGGCAGGCTAAACCGCAATAGACAAATGCCACGCCGGCCATCACCAGGGCTTGCCGCAACACTTCCATCCCCGGCCCGGCAGCCAGGGAAGTAAAGATAAGGCAAGGTGAAGTCACGTTATATAACAAGGAAGAAAGTACCCCGTTGGTGTCAGCCGGCATCAGCCTGGCTTGCTTGGCTCCATAGCTCAAGATTAAAATACCAAACATTGCGACAATACTGGCGCTTAACTGTTCCATCTAAGTCATCCCGTCCCTGCTCCGTTGCCGTGATATGTTTAAACCGATTTCTATTCTATAGCAATTCCCTTGTTACCACAAGCCACATTTCTCCAGGATGCGGTATGCCGGCCGGGGGAAGGAGATGTACCAAAATGAAAAAGATTGTCTCAAAGGGACACCGGTGACTGGATCCCGGCAGGCAGTTTGCCGGCCGTACACCTTTCCCGTGCGCCAATTTCACACCAACCCGGGGATTGGCATGGGTTTTGCTTTGATGTTTGATCCAGCGCGACCGGTAAGACAACGGCAGCCGCTGCATCCTGTTAAGCCTCACCCGGCAAGGGATGAAGTAGGTATAACCGGTAGAGAGAGGAGGGGTAGGATGACGTCGCAGCTCAAGTCCGTAACGGTAAAAATGCCGGCGGTCATGTTGGAGCAAATCAAATTGATCGCCGGCAAAAGGGGCGAAACTCTATCGGAAACCATCCGGTACTTGATCAACCGAGGCTTGGAGGAGAGGATTTACGAACAGAATACGGCGCTCTTGCAACAGATCGTCCGCCGGGAAGTAGAAGCGGCAATCAAGTCTTATGTAATTTTCCCGTCTTTGGACAACACGGAAAAAACCCTGAGGGTGGTGGACCAGGTTTTCGACCGCCGCGTCAGCCTCAGCCGGGCCCGCAATCGCCAACCGGAGTACTAATAAAGGCCGCACCGCGCCATCCCCTACGAAGAAAGGCCCCGGGATGCTTTCCCAGGGCCTTTAGCTAAGCCTTATCCAATCACCGCCACGGCTTCAATTTCTACTCTTGCCCCCTTCGGCAAGTTGGCGGCTTGCACCGCAGACCGGGCCGGCGGCACGCCCTTAAAGAAGCCGGCATATACTTCGTTCATAGCCGCAAACTCGTTGATATCGGCCAGGAAGACCGTCGTCTTCACTACCCGGTCCAGGCCGCTGCCGGCGGCCTCCAGCACGCTTTGCAAGTTCAGCAGCGCCTGCCGGGTTTGGGCTTTGATGTCCCCTTCCAGGTTACCCGTTTGGGGATCTATGCCTAACTGCCC includes the following:
- a CDS encoding RidA family protein, which codes for MQQPVISDKAPAAIGPYSQAVKVGNFVFTSGQLGIDPQTGNLEGDIKAQTRQALLNLQSVLEAAGSGLDRVVKTTVFLADINEFAAMNEVYAGFFKGVPPARSAVQAANLPKGARVEIEAVAVIG